The Littorina saxatilis isolate snail1 unplaced genomic scaffold, US_GU_Lsax_2.0 scaffold_639, whole genome shotgun sequence genome segment AGGAAAGAAGTGGAAATCTCAGGGTCATTTCAGGTCAGGAAAACGGAACGCTGACTTCAATGATCATTCCCGTTTTCATTTCGTCCAAAACAAACCCTCAAAAGGAACATTTAGTGTACGCTCTAGTTGACTCCATGTCGGATTCCACCTTTGTCACAGAGGACGCAGTCACCGACCTGGAAGCCCCCTGCACGCCTGCAAAACTTCGTCTGACGACACTAACCAACAACAGTCAGCTGATCAGCTGCAAGAAGTACAGTGACCTTCAGGTCAGACGTTACGGCTCGAACACTTATGTGAGTCTCCCTGGGTCATTTTCAAGAAACCACATTCCTGTGGATGAGTCGCACATCCCCACACCAGAAACTGCAAGCTGTTGGCCCCATCTTTTGGGAGTGAAGGACCTGCTGGTACCGAAACAAAGTTGTCCTGTGGGGCTGCTGATTGGATACAACTGCCCTCAAGCTCTAGCCCCTCTGCAGTGCATCACAGGAGATCCCAATCAACCTTTCGCCATAGAAACTAGTCTCGGTTGGAGCATCATCGGTGGGCCACCCCCTCAAGTCGAACCTTTCGATGCTTTCGGCAAAAGCCATTGTGTCATCACGAAAGCTGTGTCACACACAGGGTTAGTGAGACATGTATACAAGACACAAGTCCAGGAAGTCACTACTGGAGAACTGTTACATCTCATGGAGAGAGATTTCACTGATCACGACACTCAAAAGATGTCTCAGGATGATCACTCGTTTCTTCGAATTCTCAACGAAGGAATCCATCAAAGAAGCGATGGGTTCTATGAGATGCCACTTCCATTCAAACAAGCACATCCAAACCTATGCAACAATCGCCAAGGTGCTCTCCACCGCGCTCTATCCCTTCAGAAACAACTCTTGAAGAGACCTACATACAGAGAACACTACATGTCCTTCATGGAAGACCTGATCGAGCAAGGAGAAGCAGAGAAAGTTCCGCAAGAAGAATTGCACTCAGCTGGCTCGAAATGGTACATACCACATCACGGCGTTTACCACCCCGAAAAGCCCAACAAAGTTAGAGTAGTTTTCGACTGCAGCGCAAGATACCATGGAACCAGTCTGAATGACCATCTCCTGCAAGGTCCGGATTTGATCAACCCCCTCGTGGGTGTACTGAGCAGGTTTCGAAAAGGATCAATCGCCTTCACCTGCGATGTCCAGAAAATGTATTACCAATTTCGGGTACCCAAAGAACAGCAAGACTATCTTCGCTTCCTGTGGTGGGAGGGTGGAGATCTTTCCAAGCCTCCAGTCGACTACAGGATGAAAGTTCATCTGTTCGGCGCCACTTCGTCCCCTGGTTGCGCAAACTTTGGCCTAAAACAAATAGGCAGAGATTACAGATATCTGAGTGAGACGGCTGCAGACTTCCTGGACAGAAACTTCTACGTTGATGATGGGCTGAGAGCCGAAGAAACTGTGGCTCAAGCAAAAGAAGTCATCTCAAACGCCAGAGAGATCTGCGCCAAAGCCAATCTGCGGCTTCACAAGATCACTTCAAACAGCGAAGAAGTCGTGAAAACCATTCCAGAGTCCGAACGTGCGGGTCCAACACAGACGAATGTTGACATTGACAATGGTAGTGAATCCATGACCCTAGGCCTTCGGTGGTGCACTAGTGATGATACGCTCCGCTTCAAGCTTCGTCTAAAAGAGAAACCTCAAACTCGTAGAGGATTGCTTGCCACTGTAGCCTCGGTCTACGATCCCTTGGGGTTGATAGCTCCTGTAGTTCTAGTTGGAAGACAGATCCTGCAGGCCATGTGCAAACAAAATCTTGGCTGGGATGATCGTGTGCCAGAAGATCTTCGTCCTCTGTGGGAAAGGTGGATTGATGATTTGCAGCAACTGCAGAACCTACAGATTCCCCGCTGTTATCATCCAGCAAGTTTCGGCAAACCCGTCAAAGCACAGCTTCATCACTTCTCCGACGCATCAACAACTGGATGTGGACAGTGTTCGTACTTGAGGCTTGAAAATGTCACAGGAGACATTCATTGCGCTTTGGTGATGGGAAAGACAAGAGTCGTACCTCTGAAACCAACTACCATCCCCAGATTGGAACTCCAGGCCGCAACATTGTCTGCAAAGGCAGCTACGTTTCTCAGTTCAGAGCTAGATTACCCCAACCTGACTCATCACTTCTGGACTGACTCGAAAGTTGTTCTCGGCTACATCAAAAATGAAAGCAAACGGTTCCACATGTTCGTCGCAAATCGAGTCCAACAAATTTGTCAGAACTCGCAACCAGAGCAATGGAATTACGTCAGTACTGCCGAGAACCCAGCAGACCATGCATCGCGTGGACTCACCGTAAACGAACTGAAATCGTCAATCTGGTTCTCTGGTCCCGAGTTCCTTTGGAAACGAGAAATCACACCAGAAGATGTGAAACTTGAAATCCCCACAGATGACGTGGAAGTTAAGTCTGCCACGACCCACTTCTCACATCAGTCACCTACTAGCTTTGAAGATAGAGTCAGTAGGTTTTCGAGCTACATCAAACTCGTTCGAGCGGTCGCAGCAATCGTCAAGTGCTGCTCAAGGAAAAAGGGAAAAGTTCTCTCAGAGCTCGAGGCAAGGCAACGTGCAGAAAGGAACCTGATTCATGCAATTCAGGATGAGTTCTTTACACAATCAGACCAACAGACAAACCCCCTCAGAGATTTGGACCCCTTCAAAGACGATGAGGGCCTTTTACGGGTTGGAGGCAGATTGAAGAAATCGTCTGAACCACATAGAGTCAAACACCCCGTGATTCTTCCCAAGAAAAGTCATCTTGGTCGTCTGGTAGCACTCGATCTGCATGAAAGAATTGCACATCAGGGTCGAAACATGACTATCAACGAGATCCGTTCCAAGGGTTTTTGGATCACTGGCTGCAGACACGTTGTCTCCTCGTTGATCAGCAAATGCATCAAACAGCGAGGCAAAggaaaaacacagaaaatggCCGACCTTCCCGAAGAGAGGGTTGACGCTTCGCCGCCTTTTACGCACTGTGGGCTCGACTGCTTCGGCCCGTTCATGATAAAGGAAGGCCGCAAGGAATTGAAAAGGTACGGGTTACTCATCACGTGCATGGCGTCGAGAGCAGTCCACATTGAAGTTCTCGACGATATGAGTACTGACTCTTTTCTGAATGGTTTGAGGTGCTTCATAGCCTTGAGAGGCAAAGTTCGCACCATTTTCTCCGACCAGGGAACAAACTTTGTTGGAGCCAAACATGAGTTAGACAGACACTTTGAACAGctgaacagaaaaaccatatTGGCAAAGCTGCTCGATCTTCAGTGCGAGTTCAAATTCAACCCACCGTCATCAAGTCACATGGGCGGAGTTTGGGAAAGACAAATCCGATCTGTCCGTAGCGTTCTGACTGGCATCTTGGATCAATCGTCAACTCGACTGGACACCTCATCGTTGAGGACGCTTATGTATGAGGTCATGGCCATCATCAACAGTAGACCCCTATCTGTTGAACATCTTGAGAGAGCTGATGGTCCACTTCCTCTCACGCCAAATCACATCTTGACGATGAAGTCGGGTCTCATCATGCCT includes the following:
- the LOC138954325 gene encoding uncharacterized protein, encoding MIIPVFISSKTNPQKEHLVYALVDSMSDSTFVTEDAVTDLEAPCTPAKLRLTTLTNNSQLISCKKYSDLQVRRYGSNTYVSLPGSFSRNHIPVDESHIPTPETASCWPHLLGVKDLLVPKQSCPVGLLIGYNCPQALAPLQCITGDPNQPFAIETSLGWSIIGGPPPQVEPFDAFGKSHCVITKAVSHTGLVRHVYKTQVQEVTTGELLHLMERDFTDHDTQKMSQDDHSFLRILNEGIHQRSDGFYEMPLPFKQAHPNLCNNRQGALHRALSLQKQLLKRPTYREHYMSFMEDLIEQGEAEKVPQEELHSAGSKWYIPHHGVYHPEKPNKVRVVFDCSARYHGTSLNDHLLQGPDLINPLVGVLSRFRKGSIAFTCDVQKMYYQFRVPKEQQDYLRFLWWEGGDLSKPPVDYRMKVHLFGATSSPGCANFGLKQIGRDYRYLSETAADFLDRNFYVDDGLRAEETVAQAKEVISNAREICAKANLRLHKITSNSEEVVKTIPESERAGPTQTNVDIDNGSESMTLGLRWCTSDDTLRFKLRLKEKPQTRRGLLATVASVYDPLGLIAPVVLVGRQILQAMCKQNLGWDDRVPEDLRPLWERWIDDLQQLQNLQIPRCYHPASFGKPVKAQLHHFSDASTTGCGQCSYLRLENVTGDIHCALVMGKTRVVPLKPTTIPRLELQAATLSAKAATFLSSELDYPNLTHHFWTDSKVVLGYIKNESKRFHMFVANRVQQICQNSQPEQWNYVSTAENPADHASRGLTVNELKSSIWFSGPEFLWKREITPEDVKLEIPTDDVEVKSATTHFSHQSPTSFEDRVSRFSSYIKLVRAVAAIVKCCSRKKGKVLSELEARQRAERNLIHAIQDEFFTQSDQQTNPLRDLDPFKDDEGLLRVGGRLKKSSEPHRVKHPVILPKKSHLGRLVALDLHERIAHQGRNMTINEIRSKGFWITGCRHVVSSLISKCIKQRGKGKTQKMADLPEERVDASPPFTHCGLDCFGPFMIKEGRKELKRYGLLITCMASRAVHIEVLDDMSTDSFLNGLRCFIALRGKVRTIFSDQGTNFVGAKHELDRHFEQLNRKTILAKLLDLQCEFKFNPPSSSHMGGVWERQIRSVRSVLTGILDQSSTRLDTSSLRTLMYEVMAIINSRPLSVEHLERADGPLPLTPNHILTMKSGLIMPPPPGCFVKEDLYLNKRWKRVQFLADLFWTRWRKEYLQSLQGRSKWQKPQTNVAVDDIVLLQDESDCRNDWKIARIVEARPSKDGHVRKVKLLMSTSALDNQGKPVQQRTLLDRPIHKLVVLVKVEQPND